A stretch of Lathyrus oleraceus cultivar Zhongwan6 chromosome 6, CAAS_Psat_ZW6_1.0, whole genome shotgun sequence DNA encodes these proteins:
- the LOC127098126 gene encoding ankyrin repeat-containing protein ITN1, whose product MPSNFNLPGGSQNQRDLEKTTMTPTQNPLSEISPSPSPSSATAPALVLSNSGKRIDQAGKKKYVKQVTGRHNDTELHLAAQRGDVGAVRQILLDIDSQIMGNLSGDDDVDLNAEIAEVRALVVNEENELGETALFTAAEKGHLDVVKELLKHSTLQTVSKKNRSGFDPLHIAASQGHHAIVQVLLDYDPSLSKTIGPSNSTPLITAATRGHVEVVNELLSKDGSLLEIARSNGKNALHLAARPGHIEIVKALLSKDPQLARRTDKKGQTALHMAVKGQSCDVVKLLLEADAAIVMLPDKFGNTALHVATRKKRVEIVNELLLLPDTNVNALTRDHKTALDIAENLPLSEESSDIKDVLSRYGALRANELNQPRDELRKTVTQIKKDVHTQLEQTRRTNKNVHNISKELRKLHREGINNATNSVTVVAVLFATVAFAAIFTVPGGDNDDGSGVVAGYSSFKIFFIFNAIALFTSLAVVVVQITLVRGETKAEKRVVEVINKLMWLASVCTSVAFIASSYIVVGRNNRWAAILVTVVGGVIISGVLGTMTYYVVRSKRTRSMRKKEKQQARRSGSNSWHHSEFSNSEVDRIYAL is encoded by the exons ATGCCCTCCAATTTCAACCTACCAg GAGGATCTCAAAATCAAAGAGATTTGGAAAAAACAACCATGACCCCAACTCAGAACCCCCTTTCTGAAATATCCCCGTCGCCATCTCCGTCGTCTGCCACGGCGCCTGCTCTAGTCCTATCAAACTCCGGCAAACGGATCGACCAAGCTGGGAAGAAGAAGTACGTGAAGCAAGTGACCGGCCGTCATAACGATACCGAACTTCATCTGGCGGCTCAGAGAGGTGATGTTGGTGCTGTGAGACAGATCCTTCTTGATATTGATTCTCAGATAATGGGTAATTTGAgtggtgatgatgatgttgatCTTAACGCTGAGATTGCCGAGGTTCGTGCTTTGGTTGTTAATGAAGAGAATGAACTTGGTGAAACTGCTCTGTTTACTGCTGCTGAAAAGGGTCACCTTGATGTTGTTAAGGAGTTGTTGAAACATTCAACTCTTCAAACTGTTTCGAAAAAGAATCGATCTGGTTTTGATCCTTTGCATATTGCGGCTAGTCAAGGACATCATG CCATTGTTCAGGTTTTACTAGACTATGACCCAAGCTTAAGCAAAACCATTGGTCCATCCAACTCCACTCCACTTATAACAGCTGCAACGAGAGGGCACGTTGAAGTGGTGAATGAACTTCTGTCGAAGGATGGCAGCTTGTTGGAAATAGCAAGATCTAATGGGAAAAATGCATTGCATTTAGCTGCTCGTCCTGGTCATATAGAAATTGTGAAAGCTTTGCTCAGTAAAGACCCTCAGTTGGCTCGAAGGACTGACAAGAAAGGACAAACTGCTTTGCATATGGCTGTAAAAGGACAGAGCTGTGACGTGGTGAAGTTGCTTCTTGAAGCAGATGCTGCTATTGTTATGCTTCCTGACAAATTCGGTAACACCGCATTACACGTGGCAACTAGGAAAAAGCGAGTCGAG ATAGTGAATGAGTTGTTACTTCTGCCAGACACCAACGTAAATGCGTTAACGCGAGACCACAAAACAGCTCTTGACATTGCTGAAAATCTTCCTCTCTCTGAAGAATCGTCAGATATAAAGGACGTCCTTTCTCGGTACGGGGCACTTAGAGCCAATGAGCTCAACCAACCGAGGGACGAATTGAGGAAAACCGTTACACAAATTAAGAAAGATGTTCACACTCAGCTGGAACAAACCAGGAGAACGAACAAAAATGTTCATAATATTTCCAAAGAGCTAAGGAAACTCCACAGGGAAGGAATTAACAATGCCACAAACTCAGTGACAGTGGTGGCTGTGTTGTTTGCTACAGTTGCTTTTGCTGCTATATTCACCGTACCAGGCGGGGATAACGACGACGGTTCAGGAGTGGTGGCAGGTTATTCTTCATTTAAAATCTTCTTCATATTCAACGCGATAGCGCTTTTCACATCTTTGGCTGTTGTGGTGGTTCAAATTACCTTGGTTAGAGGTGAAACAAAAGCAGAGAAAAGGGTGGTAGAGGTGATTAACAAGCTCATGTGGTTGGCTTCTGTTTGTACCTCAGTAGCATTCATTGCCTCATCGTACATAGTCGTGGGTCGGAATAACCGGTGGGCTGCAATTCTGGTTACGGTAGTTGGAGGAGTTATAATATCCGGTGTTCTCGGCACAATGACTTACTATGTAGTGAGGTCTAAGAGAACACGATCGATGCGGAAGAAAGAGAAGCAACAAGCTAGGCGAAGTGGATCTAACTCATGGCATCATTCTGAATTCTCTAATTCCGAGGTTGATCGAATTTACGCGCTTTGA